A genomic segment from Ramlibacter agri encodes:
- a CDS encoding response regulator transcription factor, with the protein MVMDMKLLLVEDDPSMQTALKRTLTNRGMEVEVCSDGRVALERWKAAPPDVVMLDLTLPGMDGLLVLEEARKAGVRTPVLILTARGTVGDRVIGLNTGADDYLPKPFDLDELEARLRALHRRRASAPEPAEAPGLGGLRWDRESGAIYWRDEILELAPRESALVQALLARPGHAVPKERLFELVFPGEADVHYEAIEVVVYRLRKKLAPTGMKLVTLRGLGYLLKPGE; encoded by the coding sequence ATGGTCATGGACATGAAGTTGCTGCTGGTCGAGGACGACCCGTCGATGCAGACGGCGCTGAAGCGCACGCTGACCAATCGCGGCATGGAGGTCGAAGTGTGCAGCGACGGCCGCGTGGCGCTGGAGCGCTGGAAGGCCGCGCCGCCGGATGTCGTGATGCTGGACCTCACCCTTCCCGGCATGGACGGCCTGCTGGTGCTGGAGGAAGCCCGCAAGGCCGGCGTGCGCACGCCGGTGCTGATCCTGACGGCGCGCGGCACCGTCGGCGACCGCGTCATCGGCCTCAACACCGGCGCCGACGACTACCTGCCCAAGCCTTTCGACCTCGACGAACTGGAAGCGCGCCTGCGCGCCCTGCACCGCCGCCGCGCGAGCGCCCCGGAGCCGGCCGAAGCGCCCGGCCTCGGCGGCCTGCGCTGGGACCGCGAGAGCGGCGCCATCTATTGGCGCGACGAGATCCTGGAACTGGCGCCGCGCGAATCGGCGCTGGTGCAGGCGCTGCTGGCCCGGCCCGGCCACGCGGTGCCCAAGGAGCGCCTGTTCGAGCTGGTGTTCCCCGGCGAGGCCGACGTGCACTACGAAGCGATCGAGGTGGTGGTCTACCGCCTGCGCAAGAAGCTCGCGCCGACCGGCATGAAGCTGGTGACGCTGCGCGGCCTGGGCTACCTGCTCAAGCCAGGCGAATGA
- a CDS encoding Bug family tripartite tricarboxylate transporter substrate binding protein translates to MRRDEFLKSIAALAAAGALPLSARAAANLKMMIPANPGGGWDTTGRALGKALQEAKVADSVTFDNKGGAAGALGLAQFVNGSKGDPNALMVMGAVMLGGIITGKPPVSLSQATPVARLTSEYNVFVLPANSPFKTMADVVAQLKKDPGSVKWGGGSRGSTEHIAAAMIATKVGVDPSKINYVAFRGGGEATAAILGGNVTVGGSGYSEFSEYINAGKMKAIAVTSPQRLKGVNVPTLKEQGIDVELGNWRGVYGAPGITAAQRAALTEAVLKSLNTKSWKESLEKNDWTPAVLSGPAFDKFVDDEFAQLRAVMVKAGMV, encoded by the coding sequence ATGCGTCGTGACGAATTTCTCAAGAGCATCGCCGCGCTGGCCGCCGCCGGCGCGCTGCCGCTGTCGGCCCGGGCCGCGGCCAACCTCAAGATGATGATCCCGGCCAACCCGGGTGGCGGCTGGGACACCACCGGCCGCGCGCTGGGCAAGGCGCTGCAGGAAGCCAAGGTCGCCGACAGCGTGACCTTCGACAACAAGGGCGGCGCCGCCGGCGCGCTGGGCCTGGCCCAGTTCGTCAACGGCAGCAAGGGCGACCCGAACGCGCTGATGGTGATGGGCGCCGTCATGCTGGGCGGCATCATCACCGGCAAGCCGCCGGTGAGCCTGTCCCAGGCCACGCCGGTCGCGCGCCTGACCAGCGAATACAACGTCTTCGTGCTGCCGGCCAACTCGCCCTTCAAGACGATGGCGGACGTGGTCGCCCAGCTGAAGAAGGACCCGGGCAGCGTCAAGTGGGGCGGCGGCTCGCGCGGTTCCACCGAGCACATCGCCGCGGCCATGATCGCCACCAAGGTCGGCGTCGACCCGTCCAAGATCAACTACGTGGCTTTCCGCGGAGGCGGCGAGGCCACCGCCGCCATCCTGGGCGGCAACGTCACCGTGGGTGGCAGCGGCTACAGCGAGTTCTCCGAGTACATCAACGCCGGCAAGATGAAGGCCATCGCCGTCACTTCGCCGCAGCGCCTGAAGGGCGTGAACGTGCCCACGCTGAAGGAGCAGGGCATCGACGTCGAGCTGGGCAACTGGCGCGGCGTCTACGGCGCCCCCGGCATCACCGCCGCCCAGCGCGCCGCGCTGACCGAGGCCGTGCTGAAGTCGCTGAACACGAAGTCCTGGAAGGAGTCGCTGGAGAAGAACGACTGGACGCCGGCCGTGCTGAGCGGCCCCGCCTTCGACAAGTTCGTGGACGACGAATTCGCGCAGCTGCGCGCCGTGATGGTCAAGGCCGGCATGGTCTGA
- a CDS encoding tripartite tricarboxylate transporter TctB family protein, whose product MTTTLQRNPVQVAVGAAIALTGLGLAAGAFSIPGEAGYGGVGPNFLPWLVAVVLLVCGVLIVREALTGGFREMGEPSGAERAWWPGLVWVSAGLLANAALITTIGFILSCTLCYMLAVQGLRRAQGQQAGQARVLASDLAAGLVISAPVYWMFTQFLAINLPGLTGSGWI is encoded by the coding sequence ATGACGACAACACTCCAACGCAACCCGGTCCAGGTGGCCGTGGGCGCCGCCATCGCGCTCACCGGCCTCGGCCTGGCCGCCGGCGCCTTCAGCATCCCGGGCGAAGCCGGCTACGGCGGCGTCGGCCCCAACTTCCTGCCCTGGCTGGTCGCCGTGGTGCTGCTGGTCTGCGGCGTGCTGATCGTGCGCGAGGCGCTCACCGGCGGCTTCCGGGAGATGGGCGAACCCTCCGGCGCCGAACGCGCCTGGTGGCCGGGCCTGGTGTGGGTCTCGGCCGGCCTGCTCGCGAACGCGGCTCTGATCACCACCATCGGCTTCATCCTGAGCTGCACGCTGTGCTACATGCTGGCGGTGCAAGGCCTGCGCCGCGCGCAGGGGCAGCAGGCCGGGCAGGCGCGCGTGCTGGCGAGCGACCTCGCGGCGGGCCTCGTCATCTCCGCGCCGGTGTACTGGATGTTCACCCAATTCCTCGCCATCAACCTGCCCGGGCTGACCGGCTCCGGCTGGATCTGA
- a CDS encoding tripartite tricarboxylate transporter permease, whose translation MDIFASLLQGFATAVTPLNLLWAFVGCVLGTAVGVLPGIGPAVAVAMLLPITAKVDITASMIFFAGIYYGAMYGGSTTSILLNTPGETASMVTAMEGNKMAKSGRAGQALATAAIGSFVAGTIATVIVTLFAPTVADFAVKLGPPEYFLLMVLAFTTVSAVLGQSTLRGMTALFLGLALGLVGMDQISGQARYTGGVPELLDGIEIVLVAVGLFAVAEVLYAAMYEGKVVETQNKMSRVYMSRRDWKRSIPAWLRATAIGAPFGCIPAGGTEIPTFLSYAVEKKLARGEDKAEFGTTGAIEGVAGPEAANNATVTTALIPLLTLGIPTSNTTAILLGAFQNYGIQPGPQLFTNSAALVWALIASLYIGNVMLLILNLPMVKVWVQLLKIPKPQLYAGILIFATVGAYGMRQSAFDLVLLWGIGLAGVLMRRFDFPTAPVVVGMILGPLAEAQMRNAVSIGEGSFSVFVQRPVSIVLIAIIAAVLVLPRVYRWLASRKESLAAA comes from the coding sequence ATGGACATCTTCGCCTCCCTGCTGCAAGGCTTTGCCACCGCGGTCACGCCGCTCAACCTGTTGTGGGCCTTCGTCGGCTGCGTGCTCGGCACGGCCGTCGGCGTCCTGCCCGGCATCGGCCCCGCCGTGGCGGTGGCCATGCTGCTGCCGATCACGGCCAAGGTGGACATCACCGCGTCGATGATCTTCTTCGCCGGCATCTACTACGGCGCGATGTACGGCGGCTCGACGACGTCGATCCTGCTCAATACGCCGGGCGAGACGGCTTCCATGGTGACGGCCATGGAAGGCAACAAGATGGCCAAGAGCGGCCGCGCGGGGCAGGCGCTGGCCACGGCCGCCATCGGCTCCTTCGTGGCCGGCACCATCGCCACGGTCATCGTCACGCTGTTCGCGCCGACGGTGGCCGACTTCGCGGTGAAGCTGGGCCCGCCGGAATACTTCCTGCTGATGGTGCTGGCCTTCACCACCGTGAGCGCGGTGCTGGGACAGAGCACGCTGCGCGGCATGACGGCGTTGTTCCTCGGCCTCGCGCTGGGCCTCGTGGGCATGGACCAGATCTCGGGCCAGGCGCGCTACACCGGCGGCGTCCCCGAACTGCTCGATGGCATCGAGATCGTGCTGGTGGCCGTGGGCCTGTTCGCGGTGGCCGAAGTGTTGTACGCGGCGATGTACGAAGGCAAGGTCGTCGAGACGCAGAACAAGATGAGCCGCGTCTACATGTCCAGGCGGGACTGGAAGCGCTCGATCCCGGCCTGGCTGCGCGCCACCGCGATCGGCGCGCCTTTCGGCTGCATCCCGGCCGGCGGCACCGAGATCCCGACCTTCCTGTCCTATGCCGTGGAGAAGAAGCTGGCCAGGGGCGAGGACAAGGCCGAATTCGGCACGACCGGCGCCATCGAAGGCGTGGCCGGCCCCGAGGCCGCCAACAACGCCACGGTGACGACGGCGCTGATCCCGCTGCTGACGCTGGGCATCCCGACTTCCAACACCACGGCGATCCTGCTGGGCGCCTTCCAGAACTACGGCATCCAGCCGGGTCCGCAGCTGTTCACCAACTCCGCCGCGCTGGTGTGGGCGCTGATCGCGTCGCTGTACATCGGCAACGTGATGCTGCTGATCCTGAACCTGCCGATGGTGAAGGTGTGGGTGCAGCTGCTGAAGATCCCCAAGCCGCAGCTCTATGCGGGCATCCTGATCTTCGCCACGGTGGGCGCCTACGGCATGCGCCAGAGCGCCTTCGACCTGGTGCTGCTGTGGGGCATCGGCCTGGCCGGCGTGCTGATGCGCCGCTTCGACTTCCCCACGGCGCCGGTGGTGGTGGGCATGATCCTGGGCCCGCTGGCCGAAGCGCAGATGCGCAACGCGGTGTCGATCGGCGAAGGCAGCTTCAGCGTGTTCGTGCAGCGGCCGGTGTCGATCGTGCTGATCGCGATCATCGCGGCGGTGCTGGTGCTGCCGCGGGTGTATCGGTGGCTCGCTAGTCGGAAGGAATCGCTCGCGGCGGCGTGA
- a CDS encoding sigma-54 interaction domain-containing protein — translation MKSTDPLPLDGQRILELAARSMFDLFANASEGMLLVDREARVVWINEQYKRFLPALGFPRVEDFVGHRVSDVVHNTQMHRVLETGKPILIDLLSNKAGTFVVSRIPLRDEAGTVIGALGIVLFDHPETTIQPLIQKFASLQRDLEDARRELATQRRTKYTLASFIGGSPAAVEVKRQARRAAQSTSPVLLLGETGTGKELLAHAIHAASARSRGSFVSVNIAAVPDTLLEAEFFGVAPGAYTGADRKGREGKFKLADGGTLFLDEIGDMPLALQPKLLRALQEGEIEQLGSNKVVPFDARVIAATSRDLAALVREGKFREDLYYRLNVLPIRVPPLRERREDIPALAEVLVEDIALRNGSAPYELSPAAIAMLSAQNWRGNTRELRNVLEQAAMRSDTQHIAEPQLEQVLRDAGVERLPPAPPLPAASAAVQGSALRPLAEQVAEVERAAIQAALEATGGNKVAAAKLLGISRAKLYERLELTV, via the coding sequence ATGAAGTCCACCGACCCGCTGCCGCTCGACGGCCAGCGCATCCTGGAGCTGGCGGCGCGCTCCATGTTCGACCTGTTCGCCAATGCCAGCGAAGGCATGCTGCTGGTGGACCGCGAAGCCCGGGTCGTGTGGATCAACGAGCAGTACAAGCGCTTCCTGCCGGCCCTGGGGTTTCCGCGGGTGGAGGACTTCGTCGGGCACCGCGTTTCGGACGTGGTGCACAACACGCAGATGCACCGCGTGCTGGAAACCGGCAAGCCGATCCTGATCGACCTGCTGTCCAACAAGGCCGGCACCTTCGTCGTCAGCCGCATCCCGCTGCGCGACGAGGCCGGCACGGTGATCGGCGCGCTGGGCATCGTGCTGTTCGACCATCCCGAGACCACGATCCAGCCGCTGATCCAGAAGTTCGCCAGCCTGCAACGCGACCTCGAGGACGCCAGGCGCGAACTGGCGACGCAGCGCCGCACCAAGTACACCTTGGCCAGCTTCATCGGGGGCAGCCCCGCGGCCGTCGAAGTCAAGCGCCAGGCTCGCCGCGCCGCGCAATCCACCAGCCCGGTGCTGCTGCTCGGCGAAACCGGCACCGGCAAGGAACTGCTGGCGCACGCGATCCACGCCGCTTCGGCGCGCTCGCGCGGCTCCTTCGTCAGCGTCAACATCGCCGCGGTCCCCGACACGCTGCTGGAAGCGGAGTTCTTCGGCGTCGCGCCGGGCGCCTACACCGGCGCCGACCGCAAGGGCCGTGAAGGCAAGTTCAAGCTGGCCGACGGCGGCACGCTGTTCCTCGACGAGATCGGCGACATGCCGCTCGCCCTGCAGCCCAAGCTGCTGCGCGCGCTGCAGGAAGGCGAGATCGAGCAGCTCGGCTCCAACAAGGTCGTGCCCTTCGACGCGCGTGTCATCGCCGCGACCTCGCGTGACCTGGCCGCACTCGTGCGCGAAGGCAAGTTTCGCGAAGACCTCTATTACCGCCTGAATGTCCTGCCGATCCGCGTGCCGCCGCTGCGCGAGCGGCGCGAGGACATCCCTGCGCTGGCCGAAGTGCTGGTGGAAGACATCGCGCTGCGCAACGGCTCCGCGCCCTACGAACTCAGCCCCGCGGCCATCGCGATGCTCAGTGCGCAGAACTGGCGCGGCAACACGCGCGAGCTGCGCAACGTGCTGGAGCAGGCCGCCATGCGCAGCGACACGCAGCACATCGCCGAGCCGCAGCTGGAACAGGTGCTGCGCGACGCTGGCGTCGAGCGTCTGCCGCCCGCGCCGCCGCTGCCGGCTGCGTCCGCAGCGGTGCAGGGCAGTGCGCTGCGCCCGCTCGCGGAGCAGGTGGCCGAAGTCGAACGCGCGGCGATCCAGGCGGCGCTGGAGGCCACCGGCGGCAACAAGGTCGCGGCGGCGAAACTGCTCGGGATCTCCCGCGCCAAGCTCTACGAACGCCTGGAGTTGACTGTCTGA
- a CDS encoding substrate-binding domain-containing protein, with product MHRRTWVAAAAVAAATLAAPAWADSKEIRIAHVYSRTGALEAYGKQTQTGLQMGLEYATGGTMMVNGKKIVLIEKDDQGKPDLGKSLLATAYSDDKADLAIGPTSSGVALALLPVAEEYKKILLVEPAVADSITGDKWNKYIFRTGRNSSQDAISNAVALDKPGVTIATLAQDYAFGRDGVKAFKEAVHKAKIVHEEYLPANTTDFTAGAQRLIDALKNQPGRKVIWIVWAGAGNPFKIADLDLKRYGIEIATGGNILPAMASYKQFPGMEGATYYYFGIPKNPVNEAMVAQHYKQFKSPPDFFTAGGFSAAMAIVTALKKTNGDATAAKLIPAMEGMSFETPKGKMTFRKEDHQALQSMYHFKIKVDPAFPWGVPELVHEIKPEEMQVPIRNTR from the coding sequence ATGCATCGTCGTACTTGGGTCGCGGCCGCCGCCGTGGCCGCCGCCACGCTCGCCGCTCCCGCCTGGGCGGATTCCAAGGAGATCCGCATCGCCCACGTCTACAGCCGCACCGGCGCGCTGGAAGCCTACGGCAAGCAGACGCAGACCGGCCTGCAGATGGGCCTGGAATACGCCACCGGCGGCACCATGATGGTCAACGGCAAGAAGATCGTCCTGATCGAGAAGGACGACCAGGGCAAGCCGGACCTGGGCAAGTCGCTGCTGGCCACCGCCTATTCCGACGACAAGGCCGACCTCGCCATCGGCCCCACCTCCTCCGGCGTCGCGCTGGCCTTGCTGCCCGTGGCCGAGGAATACAAGAAGATCCTGCTGGTGGAGCCCGCCGTGGCCGACTCCATCACCGGCGACAAGTGGAACAAGTACATCTTCCGCACCGGCCGCAACAGCTCGCAGGACGCGATCTCCAACGCCGTGGCGCTGGACAAGCCGGGCGTGACCATCGCCACGCTGGCGCAGGACTACGCTTTCGGCCGTGACGGCGTGAAGGCCTTCAAGGAAGCGGTCCACAAGGCCAAGATCGTCCACGAGGAATACCTGCCGGCCAACACGACCGACTTCACCGCCGGCGCGCAGCGCCTGATCGACGCGCTGAAGAACCAGCCGGGCCGCAAGGTGATCTGGATCGTCTGGGCCGGCGCCGGCAACCCGTTCAAGATCGCCGACCTGGACCTGAAGCGCTACGGCATCGAGATCGCCACCGGCGGCAACATCCTGCCGGCGATGGCCTCGTACAAGCAGTTCCCGGGCATGGAAGGTGCGACCTACTACTACTTTGGCATCCCGAAGAACCCGGTGAACGAGGCGATGGTCGCCCAGCACTACAAGCAGTTCAAGAGCCCGCCGGACTTCTTCACCGCCGGCGGCTTCTCCGCGGCGATGGCGATCGTGACCGCGCTGAAGAAGACCAACGGCGACGCGACCGCGGCCAAGCTGATCCCGGCGATGGAAGGCATGAGCTTCGAGACGCCGAAGGGCAAGATGACCTTCCGCAAGGAAGACCACCAGGCGCTGCAAAGCATGTACCACTTCAAGATCAAGGTGGACCCGGCCTTCCCCTGGGGCGTGCCGGAACTGGTGCACGAGATCAAGCCTGAAGAGATGCAGGTGCCGATCCGCAATACGCGTTGA